The DNA region GAGTTCGTTGCTCATTTAAGCAGGGCCGGCGGCTTCTCGCAGCAAGTCGCGACCATTCAATGCCAGTTCCGACGCtattctgctgctgctggcggtgTCCTGGCGGTCGTCGTGCTTCTCTCTCGGTCTGGGTTCCCCTGTTTTTTTGCGCTCTCTGCGTCGGCCGCGGCTCGTGTGTCGTTCGGTTCGCGAAGCAGTCGTTCGGCTTTGTTGACTCgacacctcggccagaaGGGTGCGCGCGTTGGCGGGGCAGTATCCGTGATTTGGTGTTATTGAAGCTGGTGGCCACGGGGTCGTTTCTCCGGGCAGCTTGAGGTTGGAAGCATTGCCGGGAGGTGTACGGAGTAAAAGTTGTATGTATGGGAAGGTAGTCGCCGTCGTTCCTAAAAGAAATCCTCTCCACCCGCGGCAcctgccagcagcagcgtgcTCAATGGGTCCTCTCTGCCGCCCAGAGCGGGACCCGGGCGCGGCGACCGGGGCTCAAGAGGGGCTGAAGTGTGAGCCGAGGGGTAAAGTTTACAGGGGACTCCAGGTGGGCTTAGCGCCGGTCATGGATCACTTACAGCATGAACCCACTGACGGCATGTCGCACGGGCTGCTAACTGGATCCAGTTCATCCTTTGTCGCATTTTGACAGTCATCTCGATTCTGTGCTCAACAATTGGATGGAGATTCAAGATGGTTTTTCATGTCTATAATTCCACCATTATAGTTATTACTACCATCGTAGCCCGTACCTTCCCGGTTCCCGTCCTTTTGCCGGTTCCTGGCCGtaccttccttcccctttcccaccgGGTACCTACCCCAACTCTCACCGAGTCGTGTGTGTTCTTTCCCTATCCGGCTCTACCAGAGGGCGGAAAGAGTGTCTCAAACTTTCACATGACGAAACCTTCTTCTCGGGTTTCCCTCCCTTTGAATGAATCAGCATCTGACATTGCGGGGATCGGAATGTTTTTCTTGCTGCTTGTTTACCTAATGGCCTACCTAATCATACACACTCACTGACAGGAACTCGGATCATTGTTTTACTCACTGATGTCCGCCTTCCGACACTTTATACTTGGCATTCTGCACGCCCACAGGAAGGGCATTGCTCAAGTCCAATGAAAACCTGTCATATGAGTAGCTTCGACGGCTGCTCTTGTCACGGGATGCTTGGCCCCTTTGGCCGACATAGGCAGTCCGTATGCTGGGAATCGAGATGCATCAAGGGATCGCGATGGGTGTGCAACAGATACGCCACTCGGTGCCTGCGTTGCACGACAGCCATCCAGACGGGACTGTTCTGGCGGTCAGGACCTAGATTCATATTCTAGGCTTCCCATCTTCAGATGAGGACCAAAGGCGAGTTGATCGATCCTTCGATATGCGGGGCACACACGTTGGAGGCGATGGCTGTGATTTGCTCACCAaccagctgttgttggaTCAGCCAGCCAAGGCAGGCATCGCTGACATTCAACTGTCTGCCTATCCTCAAACCTACCAAGACAAAACTCAAACATGCGCATGAGCCTCAGACAGAGGTCTCGAGTTTGACTCAGCTCAGTTTCGGGACGTCGACTACACCTTCCAATGAAGGTTTGCAGCCGCGATGGCTTCCTCGTCATGGCACGAAGCATCATGCAGCAGACCCGATGTGAGCTTGGCTGAAAGCATTCCGTTCTGTATGAGTTGCGGCTCAATGGGCCCCCTCGACGACCTTGAACCAAGtgaaacaccaccagccattCCGATTCTCTCCGGGAAGCGATCTGGCCTGTCGCTCTCGTGGCCTCATTCAGTGAAATATGCTACCCAACTTACCGACGGCGACGGAAACGATCTTGGAGATGTGCTTCAGTCCGTGCTATTAACCGAGAAACCTGATGACTTGCAACTGGATGTCCAACAGGAAAAAATAGGGTCGGATCTGGAATCCAAttcatcgtcgtccaccATAGCCCAACAGTGTCGCACCTATCACCAAAGCCTGGTTCCCTCGGACGAAGTGACGGGCAATGACAGCATTCGTCTGCTTCGCCTCGGTAAGGGAAAAGGCTCGGAACCCTTGCACGGTACGCTGGAAACCCGAGAGCTCAAATACTTTCCCGAGTATGAAGCTCTGTCCTACACATGGGCCGATGCCAACGGCCAGGCTAGCCGGACCAAGAAGTTGTATCTGGGGAGGGAATGGGCTGTGTTCCCAATCACCACAAACTGCGACGCTGCTCTTCGTCATGTCCGCCTTCCCAACACTGAACGCTACATCTGGGTCGATACCGTTTGCATCAACCAGTTCGACAACCTTGAACGCTCGCATCAAGTTCAACTCATGCCTATGATCTATGCCACTGCTCAACGTGTGCTTGTTTACCTCGGTGAAGATAAACCGGAACGAAGCATGATCTCGAGACACCTCCCAGTTTTTTCCAAAGTAATGGACTGGAGCCAAAAGTGGGATGACCTGGGACCTATTCTGCAACGCCCCTACTTCTTTCGGAGTTGGATTATACAGGAAATCGCCTCTGCAAAAACAGCCTTGGTGGCCAATGGCGAATCATGGCGGGTATGGCCCGTCTATGACGAGAAGAGCGATGTGAGCCTGTTTCTCCCCTGGATTAAGGAATTCGAAACCCGAAAATACAAGACCTCCAAGCACCTTTTTCAGCTGATTACCGACTGCTGGACCTCACAGACCTACGACCCCCGGGATAAGgtgttttctcttcttggggTTATCACTGGCGCAGCGGCCGACGGTCTGGTGGCCGATTATACGCTCACCGTTGAGCAGGTGTATGTGCATGCATCCAGTTGAGCACatttgttgctgttgctgatgttgatCACACAATAGATACACAGGCCTCGCTTCGTTTGTACTGAAAAATCATAAGCAGGCCGATCTTCTCAAGTACGCTGCTGGTTATGCCAAATGCCCAGGGCTGCCCTCATGGGTGCCGGACTGGGCTATCCTCTCCCGAAACTGGGACGTCATGGCTCAAATACGCGCCTTTCACTCTTTTGACACTCGAGCCAGTCTGATGAGCGCCCACAAGATCTCTTCTTACAGGACCGAGCACATCCGTGAGCCTTGGTTAATGGACGACGTCAGCAAAGTCATGTTTGCCGGCATCGATATCCACGGTCCTACTGGCTCTCTATTTCTGCCTGGGATGAAAATCACAGATCTCCCCTCTGACCAGTACTCACGCGTTCCGGCCCATCCTACCCTCCAAGTTTTACCCGATCAACCATCATTGCCACCTCCTCACGGCGGCATGACTTGCTTCCGCGGACCTCTCTTCgtgatggccatgatgggACCATCAGATGACACGTCTTGCTTGTCTGTCTGGTTCCTGCATGGCATCAATGCACCCGTCATCCTTCGACAGTCACAATccggcaacagcagcatcttTTCCTTCGTCAGCACCTGTCATGTCAGAGTGCAGACGGGCGTGTGCATGTTTCAGGGAACTGCTGAGGAAGAAATGTACAACCCCGACAGCTACACGATCAGTGAGAAGGGCTATACCATCGGATCGGATGCCAAACGCAAGGACAAACAACGCCAatttccaccacccaagtTTGAGCCCTGGAAGAGATCGGTTTTGACCCGACCACGATTCTTGGAACATTTTGGCACGGATCGAATGGTGTTCGATCGGTGGGGTGACCTTTACTCGACAGCACTCCAAGATGCCACATTGAGAACCTGTGCCGAGTCGCAGCTTGCGAGGTTGCAAGCTCTGGGGGCGCACGCGGAGACGACCTGGACCGAATTCATCCAACGCGAAGTGCCGATCGTCATCCTGTTGCCATcgttgaggggggttgatcTGATGGCACCAGTTGTGTTGCTTTTGGAAGACTTGGCGGAGTCACTCAAGCGGATGAAATTATTCTGGGAATCGATCGAGTCCCTTTTGGAAGCAGCCAAGATGCTGGGGAATACGGTTGAGGGCGCCATACGTGATGATTACGGGCGGAGGGCAGCAGAGTTGAAAATAATGAGGGTCAAGATGTTTGAAAAGGAGAAAGGTCGAGAAGCATAcgttgaggatggagaaCCTGGACAAGTTTGGTTGAGCCGGAGTGTCAGGCAGCTGTATACCTGTTcgacggagaagaatatgAAGGAGATGGTGTTTAGAATGACGGCAAACTTGGATGAGCGCGTGGGTTTTGccgttgacgatgatggtgggagggagcaggagcagtcTGAATGGGCAAAGGATGGGATACCGTGTCCGGTGTGGTATATGATCAGGCTAGGGTACCACAGTTGGTGGCTGGATATGAGAAAAGACCAGCTGGAGCGTGGTAGGGGCTTTTTGAATGATTTGATAAATGGGCGCGGGGGGGATTGGAAGAGAACAGACCTGATGACGATGttggctgggggggaggagttgccTGCTAAGACACCAAGGGAGCctggggatgaggaagggaTGAGTGTGAATGAGGCTAATCTTGcggagacgaggacgatgagggatgtgtttggggaggcggagatggaggtgaagTTGACGATTATGGCGGTGAAGATtttgatggagaagaggaaggagtatgcgaggttgatgaaggggGAGTGGAAGAAGATTGTGATTGTTTAAGCTATGGAATAGCTAAGGCAAAAGGCTCACCGGCCAACCCTCTCGTTTCTtatgttggggaggggtgacTCGGTTACGAAAATCTTGACGTGCAAGATCTTACTCCGGATATAGATCGAATCGAGAAGGCTGTTGGGCCCAATCCTTCGATTGGGAGCAGCTCCAATACTCGTCCCACTAAGGACCGGAGGGCCAATATGGCGAGAGTGAGTATTCGGAGCTGTTAAAAGGTGGGTGCGGAAGGTGGTGTATATACTGTAGTTGCTCCCTCCTTTCTCTGACGAAACATCGGTTTCGGGGCAGGATGCCTGACTGGTAACAGATACGATAGCTAACTATCATCAAGTCGCAAATTTGAGCAGTCACCCTCCATCAGGTGTGTATTCAAAGATGAACACAGTTCTGGGACCCCCATTTTCGATGTTGACACAGCCCTGACCCTCACCACTTTCTGCCCGTCTACATTCCCTTCTGCTCTCCCCCAGCaagcctccccaacctcttctccctccaccaccacgcaTCCAGCATCGCAACTCCCGGGCCCCCCATCACACCAGCCAAAGCAACAACCGCCAAACCTCTAATCAACTCCCCCAACTCAACCGCCCCCGCAGCCCACacatcaaccatcaaccccaaactccaaacCAACAAGCCCCCAAACGAACAGAGCAAATCATACTGCAAAAGCCCCCTCATGCTCATCACAAActccctcttcgccatgGTCACCGGCACAAAAACCTCCCAGAGGGAGAATCCGCTGTGGAGTATCACGtaccaccaaaccaccatGCTGATCCCCGCAACAACCAAACTCAacgcccccttcccaaccaacTTACTCCCCTTTACCCATTCTGTTGGGATTGTTTTGGAAAGAATGGTATTTGCGAGGCCGATCCAAATAGGGGCGGGCTGCCACAGCCAGGTGTAGTAGTGTCTTTGGTCGAGACTGTGGGGGAAGAACATGTGGTATACCCAGGCGTAATGCAGCGCCACTAGAAGGGGTAGCAAAAAGGGGATGTATTCCTCTTTTAGGAGCCTTTTTCGGGgctcgagggcgaggatgctggtgctgggggagaaTGTGAAGTGCAGCCAGCAGTACAGCGGGGCAAGgacaccgaggccgaggatcTGGGAGGCGAAGTTCCATGCTGTGGCTAGGTAGGCTGCTGTGTAGGCGTTGCCGTCGCGGAACGACTCTAGCAGTAAAACGAGGTAGACTGGCCCGAggtcgacgaggaagaagagcatTTGATGCCAGGCTAGGGGGTCTATGGATAGGGTGCTGGGCGCG from Podospora pseudocomata strain CBS 415.72m chromosome 3, whole genome shotgun sequence includes:
- a CDS encoding hypothetical protein (COG:S; EggNog:ENOG503PAGB), translated to MASSSWHEASCSRPDVSLAESIPFCMSCGSMGPLDDLEPSETPPAIPILSGKRSGLSLSWPHSVKYATQLTDGDGNDLGDVLQSVLLTEKPDDLQLDVQQEKIGSDLESNSSSSTIAQQCRTYHQSLVPSDEVTGNDSIRLLRLGKGKGSEPLHGTLETRELKYFPEYEALSYTWADANGQASRTKKLYLGREWAVFPITTNCDAALRHVRLPNTERYIWVDTVCINQFDNLERSHQVQLMPMIYATAQRVLVYLGEDKPERSMISRHLPVFSKVMDWSQKWDDLGPILQRPYFFRSWIIQEIASAKTALVANGESWRVWPVYDEKSDVSLFLPWIKEFETRKYKTSKHLFQLITDCWTSQTYDPRDKVFSLLGVITGAAADGLVADYTLTVEQVYTGLASFVLKNHKQADLLKYAAGYAKCPGLPSWVPDWAILSRNWDVMAQIRAFHSFDTRASLMSAHKISSYRTEHIREPWLMDDVSKVMFAGIDIHGPTGSLFLPGMKITDLPSDQYSRVPAHPTLQVLPDQPSLPPPHGGMTCFRGPLFVMAMMGPSDDTSCLSVWFLHGINAPVILRQSQSGNSSIFSFVSTCHVRVQTGVCMFQGTAEEEMYNPDSYTISEKGYTIGSDAKRKDKQRQFPPPKFEPWKRSVLTRPRFLEHFGTDRMVFDRWGDLYSTALQDATLRTCAESQLARLQALGAHAETTWTEFIQREVPIVILLPSLRGVDLMAPVVLLLEDLAESLKRMKLFWESIESLLEAAKMLGNTVEGAIRDDYGRRAAELKIMRVKMFEKEKGREAYVEDGEPGQVWLSRSVRQLYTCSTEKNMKEMVFRMTANLDERVGFAVDDDGGREQEQSEWAKDGIPCPVWYMIRLGYHSWWLDMRKDQLERGRGFLNDLINGRGGDWKRTDLMTMLAGGEELPAKTPREPGDEEGMSVNEANLAETRTMRDVFGEAEMEVKLTIMAVKILMEKRKEYARLMKGEWKKIVIV
- a CDS encoding hypothetical protein (EggNog:ENOG503P878; COG:C; COG:H), with the protein product MGTLTLLLSSRLGRGVLALPLLYLSYFCNKRFDRDTLVELVPPILEKGFIPHPSGPVPVLEGIFPWKPANDLFRPISVIFAPSTLSIDPLAWHQMLFFLVDLGPVYLVLLLESFRDGNAYTAAYLATAWNFASQILGLGVLAPLYCWLHFTFSPSTSILALEPRKRLLKEEYIPFLLPLLVALHYAWVYHMFFPHSLDQRHYYTWLWQPAPIWIGLANTILSKTIPTEWVKGSKLVGKGALSLVVAGISMVVWWYVILHSGFSLWEVFVPVTMAKREFVMSMRGLLQYDLLCSFGGLLVWSLGLMVDVWAAGAVELGELIRGLAVVALAGVMGGPGVAMLDAWWWREKRLGRLAGGEQKGM